One window of Clostridia bacterium genomic DNA carries:
- a CDS encoding D-alanyl-D-alanine carboxypeptidase — protein MKKIICTLVIFTLIFNWVSVFSKDISNLESGSIIMMDQATGKVLYEKNADFKCEIASVTKIMTALLLMEEIDKGNIKYTDMITTSEYAESMGGSQLFLKVGEQMSVDDMLKGLMINSGNDAAVAIAEHVSGSEEAFVERMNVRAKELGMNNTMFRNSNGLPEDNQYSTARDVALMSRELMKNHPDIKKYTTIWMDSLRGGELLLSNTNKLMSPAPTIGYQGATGLKTGYTDSALHCLSATAERDKVGLVTVILGAQNSDLRFDEAKILFDYGFKNFTFKEMINKGDVIKTIPVIKGNKETVNAVAKNDCAIFDIKNVKGEFTTEIDIAESIKAPFEKGHKLGVMRVKKGDTVMGEVELVSDSKVNKRNLLHILKLYFEYWLGIK, from the coding sequence ATGAAAAAAATTATTTGCACACTTGTTATTTTTACGCTTATTTTTAACTGGGTAAGTGTTTTTTCCAAAGATATTTCCAATCTTGAGTCAGGCAGTATAATAATGATGGACCAGGCTACAGGTAAGGTGCTTTACGAAAAAAATGCAGATTTTAAGTGCGAAATTGCATCGGTTACAAAGATTATGACAGCGCTTTTACTTATGGAAGAGATAGATAAAGGGAACATAAAATATACCGATATGATTACAACAAGCGAATATGCTGAATCAATGGGAGGCTCTCAGCTTTTTTTAAAAGTGGGAGAACAAATGAGCGTTGATGATATGCTAAAAGGGCTTATGATAAATTCAGGCAATGACGCAGCAGTTGCAATAGCAGAACACGTTTCAGGCAGTGAAGAAGCCTTTGTTGAAAGAATGAATGTAAGAGCAAAAGAACTTGGAATGAATAATACAATGTTTAGAAATTCCAATGGTCTTCCTGAAGATAATCAGTATTCTACTGCACGAGATGTTGCATTAATGTCAAGAGAACTTATGAAAAACCATCCTGACATAAAAAAATATACAACTATCTGGATGGACTCTTTAAGAGGAGGAGAGCTTCTTTTATCAAACACCAATAAACTTATGTCTCCTGCACCTACTATCGGCTATCAGGGGGCAACAGGTCTTAAAACAGGGTATACAGACAGTGCGCTTCATTGCCTTTCTGCTACTGCCGAAAGAGATAAAGTGGGGCTTGTAACTGTTATTTTAGGTGCACAGAATTCAGATTTAAGATTTGATGAAGCAAAAATTTTATTTGACTACGGTTTTAAAAATTTTACATTTAAAGAAATGATAAATAAGGGCGATGTTATTAAAACTATCCCTGTTATAAAAGGGAATAAGGAAACAGTTAACGCTGTTGCAAAAAATGATTGCGCTATTTTTGATATAAAGAATGTAAAGGGCGAGTTTACTACCGAAATTGACATTGCAGAGTCCATAAAAGCACCGTTTGAAAAAGGGCATAAATTAGGTGTAATGCGTGTTAAAAAAGGGGATACCGT
- the xerD gene encoding site-specific tyrosine recombinase XerD encodes MEKVLTSFAKYLYEEKSLSENTLMSYKRDLRLYFEYLDVIKIQYTKVSKETVLEYIEHLKKIGKATSTISRNVASLRAFYLYLHNTSVISKNPAEELKYEKNIRKIPGILTGKEIDKLFSQPDINSFKGLRDKAMLEVLYATGIRVSELIGLKSENINVKMGYISCDKKGTKRIIPLHDEAIDILKVYLKTYKELFKKGKFIFINSEGNPISRQGFWKIIKEYAKRAKIKKEITPNTLRHSFAAHLIQNGADLKSIQEMLGHADISTTQIYNNFTNSRITQIYKNAHPKAR; translated from the coding sequence ATGGAAAAGGTTCTTACCTCATTTGCAAAATATCTGTATGAGGAAAAAAGTTTAAGTGAAAATACGCTTATGTCTTATAAAAGAGACTTAAGGTTATATTTTGAATATCTTGATGTTATAAAAATACAATATACAAAGGTAAGCAAAGAAACAGTTTTAGAGTATATAGAGCATCTTAAGAAAATTGGTAAGGCAACATCTACAATTTCAAGAAATGTTGCTTCTTTAAGAGCGTTCTACTTATATTTACATAATACATCGGTTATATCGAAAAATCCTGCCGAAGAATTAAAGTATGAAAAAAATATAAGAAAAATTCCCGGCATACTTACAGGCAAAGAGATTGATAAACTGTTTTCCCAGCCGGATATAAACTCTTTTAAAGGGTTAAGAGATAAAGCCATGCTTGAAGTGTTATATGCAACAGGGATAAGAGTTTCTGAACTTATAGGCTTAAAGAGTGAAAACATAAATGTTAAAATGGGGTATATCTCCTGCGATAAAAAGGGAACTAAAAGAATTATTCCTCTTCACGATGAGGCAATAGATATCCTGAAGGTTTATCTTAAAACCTATAAGGAATTATTTAAAAAGGGTAAATTTATTTTTATAAACAGTGAGGGGAACCCTATTTCAAGGCAGGGGTTCTGGAAGATTATAAAAGAATATGCGAAAAGAGCGAAAATCAAAAAAGAGATTACGCCTAATACTCTTCGCCATTCTTTTGCTGCCCACCTTATTCAGAACGGAGCAGATTTAAAATCTATTCAGGAGATGTTAGGCCATGCGGACATTTCAACCACTCAGATTTACAATAATTTTACCAATTCGAGAATTACGCAGATATATAAAAATGCCCACCCAAAAGCAAGATAG
- the spoIIM gene encoding stage II sporulation protein M produces MLKILSDKVREHIRENMISYIILVVMFSLGVVGGAYIFNLYKTEDVNYLNEFFLDAKDVYIKNPVNYLSIFKNSFLSSFKNIFLLWIMGFTVLGIPLVFFIILKKGFILGLISNFILSNFKNSLLLDIILIFSQTVILIPLMMAVSTYSISLSYLLIRMVRGKIRYKLNLKNHMLLYLVILIISIIVLIIYSFVEAYFTGNILKWYFSIK; encoded by the coding sequence ATGTTAAAGATACTATCCGATAAGGTGAGGGAGCATATAAGGGAAAATATGATTTCCTATATAATATTAGTGGTTATGTTTTCTTTAGGGGTAGTCGGAGGTGCATACATATTTAATTTATATAAAACAGAAGATGTAAATTATCTTAATGAGTTCTTTCTTGATGCAAAAGATGTGTATATTAAAAACCCTGTCAACTATTTAAGTATTTTTAAAAACTCGTTTTTATCCTCTTTTAAAAATATTTTTCTATTGTGGATAATGGGCTTTACCGTTTTAGGAATTCCCCTTGTGTTTTTTATAATACTAAAAAAAGGTTTTATATTAGGGCTTATTTCAAACTTTATACTATCCAATTTTAAAAATTCACTGCTTCTTGATATCATACTTATTTTTTCGCAGACTGTAATCTTAATTCCTCTTATGATGGCAGTATCAACATACAGTATATCTTTATCCTACCTTTTAATAAGAATGGTAAGAGGGAAGATACGCTATAAATTAAACTTGAAAAATCATATGCTTTTATACCTTGTAATTTTAATAATTTCAATTATAGTTTTAATTATCTATTCATTTGTTGAAGCATATTTTACAGGCAATATATTAAAATGGTATTTTTCAATAAAATAA
- a CDS encoding epoxyqueuosine reductase QueH, whose product MQINFNKVFKDEIKKVSNLSVKPKLLLHVCCAPCLSGVIDKIKDFFDITLFFYNPNISPKEEFDLRLNEVKALLEKLNLSDIKVALKEYDNFEFEEIADGLKSEKEGGLRCKKCYQLRLEKTFEYARLNNFDFVTTTLSVSPYKNANLLNELGVNLSEKYGVKYLVSDFKKDNGYKMSCDLSKKFGLYRQNYCGCVYSKKEADNRISISIYDKITPDAKKIREEVFIKEQGFVSEYDDIDKIATHFVAFRKGEPVATLRLFLGEDKKSYVLGRLAVKKELRGEGIGSLMVNKALNHVKNKGALRLILHSQLSATDFYKKLGFIEYSSVEYEENCPHIWMEKIL is encoded by the coding sequence ATGCAGATAAATTTTAATAAAGTCTTTAAAGACGAGATTAAAAAAGTTTCAAATTTAAGTGTCAAACCAAAACTTTTACTGCATGTATGCTGTGCGCCCTGTCTTAGCGGTGTAATAGATAAAATAAAAGATTTTTTTGATATTACCTTATTTTTCTATAACCCCAATATAAGCCCTAAAGAAGAGTTTGATCTAAGGCTTAATGAGGTTAAGGCGCTTTTAGAGAAATTAAATTTATCCGATATAAAGGTTGCATTAAAAGAGTATGATAACTTCGAGTTTGAAGAAATAGCAGACGGTCTAAAATCTGAAAAAGAGGGTGGGCTAAGGTGTAAAAAGTGTTACCAGTTAAGGCTTGAAAAAACCTTTGAATATGCAAGGTTAAATAATTTTGACTTTGTTACCACCACCTTGTCTGTAAGCCCTTATAAAAATGCAAATCTTTTAAATGAATTGGGTGTTAACTTATCCGAAAAATACGGTGTTAAATACTTAGTATCCGATTTTAAGAAGGATAACGGATATAAAATGTCCTGCGATCTTTCAAAAAAGTTCGGCTTATACAGGCAAAACTACTGCGGATGTGTTTATTCTAAAAAAGAGGCAGATAACAGAATAAGTATAAGCATATATGATAAGATTACTCCTGATGCTAAAAAGATAAGGGAAGAAGTTTTTATAAAAGAGCAGGGGTTTGTAAGTGAGTATGACGATATTGATAAAATTGCCACTCATTTTGTTGCCTTTAGAAAGGGAGAACCTGTTGCTACCCTAAGGCTCTTTTTAGGAGAGGATAAAAAAAGTTATGTCCTTGGAAGACTTGCAGTAAAAAAAGAGTTAAGAGGGGAAGGCATTGGAAGTTTAATGGTTAATAAAGCCTTAAACCATGTAAAAAATAAAGGCGCTCTTCGCCTGATACTTCATTCTCAACTTAGCGCAACAGACTTTTATAAAAAATTAGGCTTTATAGAATATTCGTCAGTAGAATATGAAGAAAACTGCCCTCATATATGGATGGAAAAGATATTATAA
- a CDS encoding Gfo/Idh/MocA family oxidoreductase, with the protein MNLVFVGFKHRHTGEIYHEAMANPDINVLGAWEDTEDGKKLADGLGIEFNYETLEDVLNDERVDAICLGGCYGERGQEAIAALKAGKHVYGDKPICTSLEELYEIEKLSKEKGLKVGCYFTMRFSKGMKTIRELIKDGKLGEIGAVNMTAQHPLQYGVRPMWYFEEGKHGGTINDIAIHGVDLIRFLTGYGLKNVTCARTWNHFSKEVKSFKDCGQFMIELDNGAGFIGDVSYAAPASCGFNLETYWRITIWGTKGVVEYKLKGGKKEVGIDSSDGSLLQVALDGGNGFEVYDGEGYNTTGLEEFLKDIKGEESLNSTESVLKTCKDILTVQAYADKF; encoded by the coding sequence ATGAATTTAGTATTTGTTGGTTTTAAACACAGACATACCGGAGAAATTTATCACGAAGCAATGGCAAACCCTGATATTAATGTATTAGGTGCATGGGAAGATACCGAAGACGGTAAAAAACTTGCAGACGGGCTTGGCATTGAATTTAATTATGAAACATTAGAAGATGTTTTAAACGACGAAAGAGTAGACGCTATTTGCCTTGGCGGATGCTATGGCGAAAGAGGTCAGGAAGCAATCGCAGCGCTTAAAGCAGGAAAACACGTTTACGGGGATAAACCAATCTGTACATCGTTAGAAGAACTTTACGAAATAGAAAAACTATCAAAAGAAAAAGGTCTTAAAGTAGGATGTTATTTTACAATGAGATTTTCTAAAGGTATGAAAACTATCCGTGAACTTATAAAAGACGGAAAATTAGGGGAAATCGGTGCAGTTAATATGACAGCGCAACACCCTCTTCAGTATGGTGTTCGCCCTATGTGGTACTTTGAAGAAGGCAAACACGGTGGAACAATCAATGATATAGCAATTCATGGTGTAGACTTAATTCGTTTCTTAACAGGCTATGGCCTTAAAAATGTTACATGCGCAAGAACATGGAACCATTTTTCAAAAGAAGTGAAATCTTTTAAAGACTGCGGTCAGTTTATGATAGAACTTGATAACGGTGCAGGGTTTATCGGCGATGTTTCCTATGCTGCTCCTGCAAGTTGCGGTTTTAATCTTGAAACATACTGGAGAATTACTATCTGGGGCACAAAAGGCGTTGTTGAATATAAATTAAAGGGCGGCAAAAAAGAAGTTGGTATTGACAGTTCTGACGGATCTTTATTACAGGTTGCCTTAGACGGTGGAAACGGTTTTGAAGTTTATGACGGCGAAGGTTATAATACAACAGGTTTAGAAGAATTCTTAAAAGACATTAAAGGCGAAGAATCGCTAAATTCTACCGAAAGTGTATTAAAAACCTGTAAAGATATATTAACAGTTCAGGCATATGCAGATAAATTTTAA
- the hydG gene encoding [FeFe] hydrogenase H-cluster radical SAM maturase HydG, producing MYNVKSKKAEEFISHEEIIETLKYADDNKSNLNLIDEILKKAEQKKGLNHREASVLLACEDKEVNERLYALAKKIKEEIYGNRIVMFAPLYLSNYCVNGCVYCPYHYNNKCIARRKLSQEEIEKEVIALQDMGHKRLAIEAGEDPVNNPIEYILESIDTIYKIKHKNGAIRRVNVNIAATTVENYKKLKEAGIGTYILFQETYHKESYEKLHPTGPKHNYAYHTEAMDRAMEGGIDDVGLGVLFGLELFRYELAALLMHAEHLEAVFGVGPHTISVPRIKKATGIDTTQFDNGIDDDTFAKICALIRVSVPYTGMIISTRESKNIREKVLKLGVSQISGASKTSVGGYSLDNVHEDEDSAQFDISDNRTLDEVVNWLIKAGYIPSFCTACYREGRTGDRFMSLAKNGQIQNCCHPNALMTLQEYLLDYASADTIKAGNKMIEKELKNIPNEKTRKIAEENIRKIVMGERDFRF from the coding sequence ATGTATAATGTAAAATCTAAAAAAGCAGAAGAATTTATAAGTCATGAAGAAATAATTGAAACATTAAAGTATGCAGATGACAATAAATCAAACCTTAATTTAATAGACGAAATTTTAAAAAAGGCAGAACAAAAAAAGGGCCTTAATCACAGGGAAGCGAGTGTTCTTTTAGCGTGTGAAGACAAAGAGGTAAATGAAAGGCTTTATGCTCTGGCAAAGAAAATAAAAGAAGAAATATACGGAAACCGTATAGTTATGTTTGCCCCTTTGTATCTTTCCAACTATTGTGTTAACGGATGTGTTTACTGTCCGTATCACTATAACAATAAATGCATAGCAAGAAGAAAACTTTCTCAGGAAGAAATAGAAAAAGAGGTTATAGCGCTTCAGGATATGGGGCATAAAAGACTTGCCATAGAAGCGGGGGAAGACCCTGTTAATAACCCTATTGAATATATATTAGAATCTATTGATACAATTTATAAAATCAAGCATAAAAACGGTGCAATACGCAGAGTAAATGTTAATATCGCTGCTACCACCGTTGAAAATTATAAAAAACTAAAAGAAGCGGGAATAGGAACATATATCTTATTTCAGGAAACATATCATAAAGAAAGTTATGAGAAACTTCATCCGACAGGCCCTAAGCATAATTACGCTTACCATACCGAAGCGATGGACAGAGCCATGGAGGGTGGTATAGACGATGTCGGCCTTGGCGTGTTATTTGGTCTTGAACTTTTTAGATATGAACTTGCAGCGCTTTTAATGCACGCAGAGCATTTAGAAGCAGTATTTGGCGTAGGCCCTCACACAATAAGCGTTCCGAGAATAAAAAAAGCAACAGGCATTGATACAACTCAGTTTGACAATGGGATAGACGATGATACTTTTGCTAAAATCTGCGCTCTTATCCGTGTGTCCGTTCCGTATACAGGAATGATTATTTCCACAAGAGAGAGCAAAAATATCAGAGAAAAGGTTTTAAAACTTGGTGTATCCCAGATAAGCGGAGCATCTAAAACAAGTGTTGGTGGATATTCACTTGATAATGTGCATGAAGACGAAGATTCTGCCCAGTTTGACATAAGCGATAACAGAACTCTTGACGAGGTTGTTAACTGGCTTATAAAGGCAGGATATATCCCAAGTTTTTGCACTGCGTGTTACAGAGAGGGAAGAACAGGGGACAGGTTTATGAGCCTTGCAAAAAACGGACAGATTCAAAACTGCTGTCATCCTAATGCTCTAATGACCTTACAGGAATACCTTTTAGATTATGCATCAGCCGATACCATCAAGGCAGGAAATAAGATGATAGAAAAAGAACTTAAAAATATCCCTAACGAAAAAACAAGAAAAATTGCAGAAGAAAATATCAGAAAAATTGTAATGGGAGAAAGAGATTTCAGATTTTAA
- a CDS encoding GNAT family N-acetyltransferase → MAVEIIKAESDKDFLDIKEYARIIWNEHYIKILTKDQIDYMTLNFQSEKYIKHQVLYEGYEYYKLSDSNTPCGYFAIKKEEKALFLSKLYLFLEHRKKGIARTVLNFILEYAKKNKLDKIYLTVNKNNKESIKVYNHLGFRVAKEEVTDIGSGFVMDDYVMELKV, encoded by the coding sequence TTGGCAGTTGAAATTATAAAGGCAGAAAGTGATAAAGACTTTCTTGATATTAAAGAGTATGCCCGTATAATATGGAATGAGCATTATATTAAAATTCTTACTAAAGACCAGATAGACTATATGACACTTAATTTTCAGTCAGAAAAATATATAAAGCATCAGGTTTTATACGAGGGGTATGAATATTATAAACTGTCAGATTCCAATACGCCTTGCGGATATTTTGCAATAAAAAAAGAAGAAAAAGCGCTGTTTTTAAGTAAACTTTATCTTTTTTTAGAGCATAGGAAAAAGGGAATAGCAAGAACTGTACTTAACTTTATCTTAGAATATGCAAAGAAAAATAAATTAGATAAAATATACTTAACAGTTAATAAAAATAACAAAGAGTCTATAAAGGTTTATAACCATTTAGGCTTTAGAGTGGCAAAAGAAGAAGTAACCGATATCGGCTCAGGGTTTGTTATGGACGATTATGTTATGGAACTTAAAGTTTAG
- a CDS encoding transketolase family protein → MSEVKKIATREGYGDGLKELGKMYDNLIVLDADLAEATKTIKFKEEFPERFFDCGIAEGNMIGVAAGLASTGKVVFASSFAMFAAGRAFEQIRNSLGYTKLNVKVAASHGGISVGEDGASHQCNEDFAIMRSIPGMVVISPSDAIEAKEATIAAYKHNGPCYLRFGRLAVDVINDNPSYKFELGKGITLKEGNDVAIIATGLMVSEALKAAEELEKDGISARVINIHTIKPIDRELILKAAKETKFLVTCEEHNIIGGLSDAVSQVVCEEYPVKVVRVGVLDVFGKSGPATELLKEFGLSKDGIIEKVKKEL, encoded by the coding sequence ATGAGCGAAGTTAAAAAAATTGCTACAAGAGAAGGCTATGGAGACGGTTTAAAAGAACTTGGCAAAATGTATGATAATTTAATAGTCCTTGATGCTGATTTGGCAGAAGCGACTAAGACAATAAAATTCAAAGAAGAATTCCCTGAAAGATTTTTTGACTGTGGTATAGCAGAAGGCAATATGATTGGCGTTGCGGCAGGTCTTGCTTCAACAGGTAAGGTAGTGTTTGCTTCAAGTTTTGCTATGTTTGCTGCAGGAAGAGCATTTGAGCAAATCAGAAACTCTTTGGGTTATACAAAATTAAATGTTAAAGTTGCCGCATCTCATGGGGGTATATCCGTTGGGGAAGACGGAGCAAGTCATCAATGTAACGAAGACTTTGCTATAATGAGAAGTATTCCAGGAATGGTTGTAATATCACCGTCTGACGCTATCGAAGCAAAAGAAGCAACTATTGCAGCATATAAACATAATGGTCCTTGTTATTTAAGATTCGGAAGACTTGCAGTTGATGTTATAAACGATAACCCTTCATATAAATTTGAACTTGGTAAAGGTATTACCCTAAAAGAGGGAAATGATGTTGCTATTATTGCTACAGGCCTTATGGTAAGCGAAGCGTTAAAAGCAGCAGAAGAACTTGAAAAAGACGGTATATCTGCAAGAGTTATAAATATACATACAATTAAACCTATTGACAGGGAACTGATTTTAAAAGCCGCAAAGGAAACTAAATTTTTAGTAACCTGCGAAGAGCATAATATAATCGGCGGACTTTCAGATGCAGTTTCTCAGGTAGTATGTGAAGAATATCCTGTAAAGGTTGTAAGAGTAGGCGTTTTGGATGTGTTCGGAAAGTCCGGACCTGCAACAGAACTTCTTAAAGAATTCGGTCTTTCAAAAGACGGAATAATAGAAAAAGTAAAGAAGGAATTATAA
- a CDS encoding transketolase, whose protein sequence is MNVNALKKTANEVRKGIIESTYNAKCGHPGGSLSCADIITYLYFEKMNIKVDEPKWDKRDRFVLSKGHCAPALYAVLAEVGFIPKEDLKTLRKINSYLQGHPDMNKVPGVDMSTGSLGQGISAAAGMALSSKISDNKFNVYTVLGDGEISEGQVWEALLFASAKGLSNLCVIVDNNDLQIDGRLSEVNSPYPLKEKFEAFGFNTVEIDGHDFYDIEKALNNFSECNTKPTAIIAKTIKGKGVSFMEDVCGWHGKAPNEEQYKLAMAELEGVEL, encoded by the coding sequence ATGAATGTTAATGCGCTTAAGAAAACAGCAAACGAAGTAAGAAAAGGAATAATTGAGTCCACATACAATGCAAAATGCGGTCATCCCGGAGGCTCACTTTCTTGTGCAGATATTATAACTTATCTGTACTTTGAAAAAATGAATATAAAGGTGGACGAGCCTAAATGGGATAAAAGAGACCGTTTTGTATTATCAAAGGGGCATTGTGCACCTGCTTTATATGCAGTATTGGCAGAGGTAGGCTTTATTCCAAAAGAAGATTTAAAAACTCTAAGAAAGATAAACTCATATCTTCAGGGGCATCCTGATATGAATAAAGTTCCAGGCGTTGATATGTCAACAGGGTCATTAGGTCAGGGAATATCTGCGGCAGCAGGTATGGCATTATCTTCTAAAATCTCCGATAATAAATTTAATGTATATACAGTTTTGGGAGACGGAGAAATTTCTGAAGGACAAGTTTGGGAAGCGCTTTTATTTGCATCGGCAAAAGGGCTTAGCAATTTATGCGTTATAGTTGACAATAACGACTTACAGATTGACGGAAGACTTAGCGAGGTTAACTCTCCGTACCCATTAAAAGAAAAATTTGAAGCGTTCGGCTTTAACACAGTAGAAATAGACGGTCATGATTTTTATGATATTGAAAAGGCTTTAAATAATTTTAGTGAATGTAACACTAAGCCAACAGCCATCATAGCAAAAACAATTAAAGGAAAAGGCGTTTCATTTATGGAAGATGTTTGCGGATGGCATGGTAAAGCACCTAATGAAGAGCAATATAAATTAGCAATGGCTGAGTTGGAAGGGGTTGAATTATAA